A single genomic interval of Treponema sp. J25 harbors:
- a CDS encoding ATP-binding cassette domain-containing protein — MGLTVHLTKTLKTTSETIPLAFALTLGGGERKGIMGASGSGKTTLLRMIAGLIRPDSGIIRWNQQIWYDENHWVVPNKRKVGLMFQHHALFPHLTVEENIRYGAMKGCDVQELLHMGELEKRRNHYPFQLSGGERQRVALLRTLAYKPEILLLDEPFNALDRGTKTRLLSWVQEIFEYWKVTLLMVSHENSELDSLCTEICSVEDLRALHKKWEKMSEGRNPKTYGAINTGGVSPLAGTYVWELPSEKPERLYV; from the coding sequence ATGGGGCTTACAGTACATCTTACGAAAACATTAAAAACGACATCAGAAACAATTCCCCTGGCGTTTGCCCTTACCCTGGGTGGAGGAGAACGGAAGGGGATTATGGGGGCCTCTGGTTCAGGGAAGACAACCCTGCTCCGCATGATAGCGGGCCTTATACGGCCTGACAGCGGCATAATTCGCTGGAACCAACAGATATGGTATGACGAGAATCATTGGGTGGTTCCTAATAAGCGTAAGGTAGGGCTCATGTTTCAGCATCACGCCCTATTTCCCCACCTTACCGTGGAAGAAAATATCCGCTATGGCGCGATGAAGGGGTGCGATGTTCAGGAACTACTCCATATGGGAGAACTGGAAAAACGACGAAATCACTATCCGTTTCAGCTCTCTGGTGGGGAACGCCAGCGGGTAGCCCTCTTAAGAACCTTAGCCTATAAACCTGAAATTCTTCTTCTGGATGAACCCTTTAATGCGCTCGACAGGGGCACTAAAACTCGACTTTTATCCTGGGTCCAGGAAATTTTTGAGTATTGGAAGGTGACCCTCCTTATGGTGTCTCATGAGAATAGCGAATTAGATTCCCTGTGTACTGAAATTTGTTCTGTGGAGGACCTCAGGGCTCTCCATAAGAAATGGGAGAAAATGTCCGAAGGAAGAAACCCCAAAACTTATGGTGCGATTAATACTGGAGGTGTTTCTCCCTTGGCAGGTACCTATGTGTGGGAACTTCCTTCAGAAAAACCGGAGCGCTTATATGTGTGA